The Candidatus Poribacteria bacterium genome contains a region encoding:
- the folP gene encoding dihydropteroate synthase, whose protein sequence is MNCRGKPLTFGQRTHVMGILNVTPDSFSDGGCYLDVERAVAYAEQMAAEGATLIDIGGESSRPGASPVSVNEELTRILPVIHAIVDTVDVLLSVDTYKAEVARHALEAGAHLINDITALRGDTAMTAVVSEMEAGLILMHMKGTPRTMQQAPQYDDVVSEICDSLQKRIDTAESEGIRTDRIIIDPGIGFGKTIEHNLEILKRLAEFRGLHKPLLVGTSRKSFIGNILDLPVTERVEGTTATVCWAIAHGADIVRVHDVKANVRAAQMTDALYR, encoded by the coding sequence ATGAACTGTCGTGGCAAACCGCTCACTTTCGGTCAACGGACACATGTAATGGGCATCTTGAACGTTACACCCGATTCCTTTTCTGACGGAGGGTGTTATCTTGATGTCGAACGGGCGGTCGCATATGCCGAACAGATGGCTGCGGAAGGTGCGACCCTCATTGATATTGGAGGAGAATCATCCCGCCCTGGGGCATCTCCGGTGTCCGTCAACGAGGAATTAACGCGAATCCTACCCGTCATTCATGCTATCGTTGACACTGTTGATGTTCTTCTTTCCGTTGACACATATAAAGCCGAGGTGGCTCGTCACGCACTTGAAGCCGGTGCCCATCTTATCAATGACATCACAGCGTTGCGTGGGGATACAGCAATGACAGCGGTTGTATCAGAAATGGAAGCGGGACTCATTCTGATGCACATGAAAGGCACACCGCGCACGATGCAACAAGCCCCTCAATATGACGATGTCGTCAGCGAGATCTGTGATTCACTTCAGAAGCGTATCGACACTGCCGAATCCGAAGGTATTCGCACCGATCGCATCATTATCGACCCAGGGATCGGATTTGGCAAGACGATAGAACACAACCTTGAAATCCTAAAACGCCTCGCGGAATTCCGAGGGCTACACAAACCGCTACTTGTTGGAACGTCACGGAAATCATTTATCGGTAACATTTTAGACCTTCCTGTGACCGAGCGCGTTGAAGGAACAACCGCGACGGTGTGTTGGGCTATCGCACACGGCGCGGATATTGTGCGCGTCCACGACGTCAAAGCAAACGTTCGTGCCGCCCAAATGACGGATGCACTTTATAGATAA
- the acpS gene encoding holo-[acyl-carrier-protein] synthase: MHFIDNLMYQQKIQGIGIDIVEVERIRDASRRWGARFEQRVYTQQELAYCGDTPSRYWRLAARFAAKEATLKALGTGLTTGMRWQDVEIRANSIGKPELILHGEVQRYAQERNISASFVSMSHTNDYAVAQVTLCSTR; the protein is encoded by the coding sequence ATGCACTTTATAGATAATCTGATGTACCAGCAAAAAATTCAAGGAATCGGTATTGATATTGTTGAAGTCGAACGGATCCGAGACGCCTCCCGCCGGTGGGGGGCGCGGTTTGAACAACGGGTTTACACACAGCAAGAGCTCGCTTATTGTGGAGATACGCCGTCTCGATACTGGCGGCTTGCCGCTCGTTTTGCTGCGAAAGAGGCAACGCTCAAAGCACTCGGTACAGGCTTAACGACAGGTATGCGCTGGCAAGATGTCGAGATTCGGGCGAATAGTATAGGAAAACCGGAACTTATCCTACACGGCGAAGTCCAACGCTACGCACAGGAGCGCAATATTAGCGCATCTTTCGTCTCTATGTCCCATACAAATGATTATGCTGTCGCACAAGTTACACTCTGTTCCACGAGGTAA
- a CDS encoding ABC transporter substrate-binding protein, whose translation MSQTEKIRIGHSPDSDDAFMFYALAKGVIPTGPYEIVHVIEDIETLNQRALAAELEVTAISVHAYAYVAKDYVFMPCGASIGDRYGPLVVSKTPIDTLAGKRIAIPGKMTTAYLTLSLFQPDFEAEPRPFDKILDAVQQDEVDAGLIIHEGQLTYAREGLHKVIDLGEWWYEETGLPLPLGANVIRRNLGTEKIRKITALLKQSIQYSLEHRERGLEYAMTYARDMETALADKFVGMYVNDYTLDYGEKGRAGVRELLHRGNAAGIIPHRVDADFVSLE comes from the coding sequence ATGTCACAGACAGAAAAAATTCGGATTGGACACAGCCCAGACTCCGATGATGCTTTTATGTTCTATGCCCTTGCCAAAGGGGTGATTCCGACTGGTCCCTACGAGATTGTTCACGTTATTGAAGATATTGAAACTCTTAACCAACGCGCACTTGCCGCAGAACTTGAGGTTACAGCAATCTCCGTTCACGCCTACGCTTACGTCGCGAAGGATTATGTGTTCATGCCTTGCGGCGCGAGTATTGGCGATCGGTACGGTCCGCTTGTTGTTTCCAAGACACCGATAGACACACTCGCCGGTAAACGTATTGCTATTCCCGGCAAAATGACGACCGCCTATCTCACACTTAGCCTCTTCCAGCCAGATTTTGAGGCAGAGCCCCGTCCCTTTGATAAAATATTGGATGCCGTCCAACAGGATGAAGTAGATGCCGGACTCATTATCCATGAGGGACAGTTAACTTACGCACGTGAGGGGCTTCACAAAGTCATTGATTTGGGGGAGTGGTGGTATGAGGAAACCGGACTCCCGTTGCCTCTCGGTGCCAATGTGATTCGTCGCAACCTCGGCACTGAAAAAATCCGCAAAATAACAGCATTACTTAAACAGAGCATACAATACTCACTCGAACATCGAGAACGCGGGTTAGAATACGCCATGACTTACGCACGCGACATGGAGACCGCGCTCGCCGATAAATTTGTAGGCATGTACGTCAATGATTACACGCTTGATTACGGAGAAAAGGGTAGAGCAGGTGTGCGAGAATTGCTTCACCGCGGTAACGCCGCTGGGATTATTCCACATCGTGTAGATGCTGATTTCGTCTCACTTGAATAG
- a CDS encoding ATP-dependent zinc metalloprotease FtsH: MVIWWVVVAGLVVLGIYQLFNRRDPVYQLATSDFHQYITRGSSLFEGYLVLDEEWVEGQFNKNRLNEIRTEILQSIDPKDQETHLPPKWQGEFRASRDAIDDYDIQAKLDEFGINYNVKPPSKFPQGLLIFGTTVVPLLIFLGLMIFLSRQMQGSGNRALSFGKSRARLHSENQTKVTFEDVAGVDEAKEALEEVIEFLKAPKKFERLGGKIPKGVLLMGPPGTGKTMLAQAVAGEADVPFYSISGSDFVEMFVGVGASRVRDLFETGKKNAPCIIFIDELDAVGRHRGAGIGGGHDEREQTLNQLLVEMQGFEASEGVILIAATNRPDVLDPALLRPGRFDRQIVVDLPDVRGREAILKVHTKHPYKLAENVDLEILAKATPGFSGADLENMANEAALLAARCDKEEIDMMCFDDAKDRVLMGPERRSLVISDEERRVTAYHEAGHALMLHFVPESDPNYKCTIVPRGRALGVTAKLPLEERHNMSKKRLLAHIIFALGGRVAEEIIFGEQTTGAQNDFEQATSLARRMVTQWGMSHMGPLTYGRRDEQVFLGKELSVHQDYSEKTAIEIDKAVHDIVTECYNKAREILDTNLEGLKLLADALLERETLVTEEIDEILGPRPQLPAKPIV; encoded by the coding sequence ATGGTGATTTGGTGGGTAGTTGTTGCCGGACTCGTCGTCCTCGGCATTTACCAGCTATTCAACCGCAGAGATCCAGTGTATCAGCTGGCGACCTCTGATTTTCATCAATACATAACGCGCGGTTCATCCCTGTTCGAAGGATACTTGGTTTTAGATGAAGAATGGGTTGAAGGACAATTTAATAAAAATAGACTCAATGAGATCCGCACCGAAATCCTGCAGAGCATAGATCCTAAAGACCAAGAAACCCATCTCCCGCCAAAGTGGCAAGGCGAATTTAGAGCAAGCCGCGATGCCATCGATGATTATGACATCCAAGCGAAACTTGACGAGTTTGGCATTAATTATAACGTCAAGCCCCCGTCTAAATTCCCACAAGGCTTGCTTATTTTTGGGACAACCGTTGTACCACTCCTTATTTTCTTAGGATTGATGATTTTCCTGTCGCGTCAGATGCAGGGGAGCGGCAATCGGGCTCTATCTTTTGGTAAAAGCCGTGCCAGACTCCACTCCGAGAACCAAACGAAAGTGACATTTGAGGATGTCGCCGGTGTCGATGAGGCGAAAGAAGCACTTGAGGAAGTTATCGAATTTCTGAAGGCACCGAAAAAATTTGAACGGCTCGGCGGCAAAATCCCTAAAGGTGTCCTCCTTATGGGACCGCCAGGCACCGGTAAAACAATGCTTGCCCAAGCTGTTGCGGGTGAAGCAGACGTCCCTTTCTACAGTATTAGCGGCTCAGACTTCGTCGAAATGTTCGTGGGTGTAGGCGCGTCCCGTGTCAGAGACCTGTTTGAAACTGGGAAGAAGAATGCCCCTTGTATTATTTTTATTGATGAGTTAGATGCTGTGGGCAGACATCGTGGGGCTGGTATCGGCGGTGGGCACGATGAACGCGAACAAACCTTAAACCAGCTCCTCGTTGAGATGCAAGGTTTTGAGGCATCCGAAGGTGTAATCCTCATCGCCGCGACAAACCGTCCCGACGTTTTAGATCCCGCCCTCCTGCGTCCGGGGCGATTTGACCGACAGATTGTTGTTGACTTGCCGGACGTTCGCGGTAGGGAAGCGATCCTCAAGGTCCATACAAAGCACCCTTATAAACTCGCTGAGAACGTTGATTTGGAAATCTTAGCGAAGGCAACACCCGGGTTCTCAGGGGCAGACCTTGAGAATATGGCAAACGAAGCCGCCCTGCTTGCCGCACGATGTGACAAAGAAGAAATCGACATGATGTGCTTCGACGACGCCAAAGATCGTGTGCTTATGGGACCCGAACGGCGGAGTCTCGTCATTAGCGATGAAGAAAGGCGAGTTACGGCGTATCACGAAGCGGGACACGCCCTTATGCTACACTTCGTCCCAGAAAGCGATCCAAACTACAAGTGCACTATTGTTCCACGCGGTCGGGCTCTTGGGGTCACAGCGAAACTTCCTCTCGAAGAACGGCACAATATGAGCAAAAAACGGCTCCTCGCCCATATCATTTTTGCCCTCGGCGGCAGAGTTGCTGAAGAAATTATATTTGGCGAACAGACGACCGGCGCGCAAAACGATTTTGAGCAAGCGACAAGCCTCGCACGCCGAATGGTTACACAGTGGGGGATGAGCCACATGGGACCTCTCACCTACGGTAGACGCGACGAACAGGTCTTCCTCGGTAAAGAATTAAGTGTCCATCAGGATTATAGTGAAAAAACTGCCATTGAAATCGACAAAGCGGTCCATGATATCGTAACGGAGTGTTATAATAAGGCACGAGAAATCCTGGACACGAACCTTGAAGGCTTAAAGCTACTCGCCGACGCATTATTAGAACGCGAAACGCTTGTCACTGAAGAGATTGATGAGATCCTCGGACCCCGGCCACAACTACCCGCGAAACCGATCGTATGA
- a CDS encoding glycine cleavage system protein H: MMTNIDIKYTTTHEWIEFLSSRECNVGITEQIQEIYSSIIFIELPVLGEYEQGEIIGRLETSDGRNFYIYAPVTGEVYEINAALEDDVELLNRFPEGDGWICKFRLENPNEIDTLLNRKEYEAHEEEELNEDEYLPETNFYDNIEDY, from the coding sequence ATGATGACGAACATTGATATAAAGTACACAACAACACACGAATGGATTGAATTTCTCAGTTCAAGGGAGTGTAATGTTGGGATTACCGAACAGATTCAAGAGATTTACAGTAGTATCATTTTTATAGAGTTACCGGTTCTTGGCGAATATGAACAGGGTGAAATTATTGGACGCCTTGAGACATCAGACGGAAGAAATTTCTATATTTATGCCCCTGTAACCGGCGAAGTTTACGAAATCAACGCGGCTCTTGAAGATGATGTTGAACTCCTTAACCGTTTTCCAGAAGGAGATGGATGGATTTGTAAATTCCGGCTTGAGAATCCAAATGAAATAGACACGCTCCTCAACCGGAAAGAATACGAAGCACATGAAGAAGAAGAACTCAACGAAGACGAGTACTTGCCAGAAACGAATTTTTACGATAACATTGAGGACTATTGA
- a CDS encoding methyltransferase domain-containing protein, producing MSVKAMPKYLYLTATPQGLTALVAAECVALTGSAPDTKGIAISDRCVDVRRGAYLKSCSEILFESTRLTELCANIRSIGLHADEFRVSVEKKPRNLKINSMTLARDVGNAIGGRANLCQPRTTFLTVVTADKMWFGRLLSKSDGVWLSHNQRPYVTSSSLPARLARVLVNLVASPGDRLLDPCCGTGTIVMSAAHSGIHAVGYDINPRMIGATTKNLQHFGLSADVALGDARQIEGRYDAIATDLPYGINLVRDSTQEIEILSNLRTGAPRAAFIDLRDISKILTDLGYQIETVLPVPKLSIVRRIFITSTQ from the coding sequence ATGAGTGTGAAAGCAATGCCTAAATACCTTTATCTCACGGCGACTCCGCAAGGACTCACAGCGTTAGTGGCTGCGGAATGCGTCGCTCTGACAGGATCCGCGCCAGATACGAAGGGTATCGCGATTTCAGACAGGTGCGTTGATGTCCGTCGGGGTGCGTATCTGAAAAGTTGCAGTGAAATCCTTTTTGAATCAACCCGTCTCACTGAACTTTGCGCGAACATTAGGTCCATAGGTTTACACGCCGACGAATTTCGAGTTTCTGTTGAAAAAAAGCCCCGCAATCTGAAGATAAACTCTATGACCCTCGCGCGGGACGTTGGAAATGCCATCGGTGGGCGTGCAAATCTATGTCAACCACGAACGACTTTTCTAACAGTTGTGACGGCTGATAAAATGTGGTTTGGACGACTCCTTTCCAAGTCTGATGGCGTTTGGCTTTCACATAACCAACGTCCGTATGTGACATCGAGTTCGTTACCGGCTCGGCTTGCACGTGTGCTCGTTAATTTAGTGGCGTCTCCAGGAGATCGTCTGCTTGACCCGTGCTGTGGAACCGGCACTATTGTGATGTCTGCGGCACATAGCGGCATCCACGCAGTTGGCTACGATATCAATCCCCGCATGATTGGGGCAACGACGAAAAATCTTCAGCATTTCGGACTCTCAGCAGACGTAGCACTCGGTGATGCGAGACAAATTGAGGGGCGGTATGACGCTATTGCAACAGATCTGCCCTACGGCATTAATTTGGTCAGAGACAGCACGCAAGAGATAGAAATTTTGTCAAATTTACGGACAGGTGCCCCGAGAGCGGCGTTCATTGATCTCCGGGATATCAGTAAAATACTGACCGACCTTGGTTACCAAATTGAGACTGTTCTGCCAGTACCAAAATTGAGCATTGTACGGCGTATTTTTATTACCTCGACTCAATAG